A section of the Hevea brasiliensis isolate MT/VB/25A 57/8 chromosome 17, ASM3005281v1, whole genome shotgun sequence genome encodes:
- the LOC131175422 gene encoding 2-C-methyl-D-erythritol 4-phosphate cytidylyltransferase, chloroplastic-like isoform X1, protein MGHHLLHLNLTTISPSASFKSSNSLFPCNHPQIPNNSFHLPSLSKSSGHKISWIQKLPRIATATIKCSAKIENANISKSSAAVKEKSVSVILLAGGKGKRMGASMPKQYLPLLGQPIALYSFYTFSKMTEVKEIVVVCDPSYQDIFEDAKENITVDLKFALPGKERQDSVYNGLQEVDLNSELVCVHDSARPLVSSAEVKEVLKDAWINGAAVLGVPAKATIKEANSESFVVRTLDRKTLWEMQTPQVIKPDLLKKGFELVNRGGLEVTDDVSIVEHLKHPVYITEGSYTNIKVTTPDDLLLAERILNLNSGESSK, encoded by the exons ATGGGTCATCATCTTCTTCACTTGAACCTTACAACTATCTCTCCTTCTGCTTCTTTCAAATCTTCTAATTCATTGTTTCCATGTAATCATCCCCAAATTCCCAACAATTCTTTTCACTTGCCCTCTCTCTCGAAGTCATCAG GCCATAAAATCTCTTGGATCCAAAAGCTGCCCAGAATTGCTACTGCCACTATTAAGTGCTCTGCTAAGATTGAAAATGCAAATATTAGTAAA AGCTCTGCAGCTGTGAAAGAGAAGAGTGTTTCGGTCATTCTGTTGGCTGGAGGGAAGGGCAAAAGAATGGGT GCAAGCATGCCAAAGCAATATCTACCCCTGTTAGGCCAGCCAATTGCTTTATACAG TTTCTACACATTCTCAAAAATGACTGAAGTGAAAGAAATTGTTGTAGTCTGCGATCCATCCTACCAAGACATTTTTGAAG ATGCCAAAGAAAATATCACTGTGGACCTCAAATTTGCACTGCCTGGGAAGGAAAGACAAGATTCTGTATACAATGGCCTTCAG GAAGTTGATTTGAACTCTGAGCTTGTTTGTGTCCATGACTCAGCTAGACCTCTGGTGTCATCTGCAGAAGTAAAAGAG GTCCTCAAAGATGCTTGGATAAACGGAGCAGCTGTGCTTGGTGTTCCTGCTAAAGCTACAATTAAGGAG GCGAATAGTGAATCTTTTGTAGTGAGAACTCTCGACCGCAAAACACTTTGGGAAATGCAAACCCCACAG GTGATTAAGCCTGATTTGCTTAAAAAAGGCTTTGAGCTTGTGAACAG AGGTGGTCTTGAAGTCACTGATGATGTCTCTATCGTGGAGCACCTTAAACATCCCGTATACATTACCGAAGGATCTTACACAAACATCAAG GTCACAACTCCGGATGATTTGTTACTTGCCGAGagaattttgaacttgaattcTGGAGAATCTTCGAAATAG
- the LOC131175422 gene encoding 2-C-methyl-D-erythritol 4-phosphate cytidylyltransferase, chloroplastic-like isoform X2: MGHHLLHLNLTTISPSASFKSSNSLFPCNHPQIPNNSFHLPSLSKSSGHKISWIQKLPRIATATIKCSAKIENSSAAVKEKSVSVILLAGGKGKRMGASMPKQYLPLLGQPIALYSFYTFSKMTEVKEIVVVCDPSYQDIFEDAKENITVDLKFALPGKERQDSVYNGLQEVDLNSELVCVHDSARPLVSSAEVKEVLKDAWINGAAVLGVPAKATIKEANSESFVVRTLDRKTLWEMQTPQVIKPDLLKKGFELVNRGGLEVTDDVSIVEHLKHPVYITEGSYTNIKVTTPDDLLLAERILNLNSGESSK, translated from the exons ATGGGTCATCATCTTCTTCACTTGAACCTTACAACTATCTCTCCTTCTGCTTCTTTCAAATCTTCTAATTCATTGTTTCCATGTAATCATCCCCAAATTCCCAACAATTCTTTTCACTTGCCCTCTCTCTCGAAGTCATCAG GCCATAAAATCTCTTGGATCCAAAAGCTGCCCAGAATTGCTACTGCCACTATTAAGTGCTCTGCTAAGATTGAAAAT AGCTCTGCAGCTGTGAAAGAGAAGAGTGTTTCGGTCATTCTGTTGGCTGGAGGGAAGGGCAAAAGAATGGGT GCAAGCATGCCAAAGCAATATCTACCCCTGTTAGGCCAGCCAATTGCTTTATACAG TTTCTACACATTCTCAAAAATGACTGAAGTGAAAGAAATTGTTGTAGTCTGCGATCCATCCTACCAAGACATTTTTGAAG ATGCCAAAGAAAATATCACTGTGGACCTCAAATTTGCACTGCCTGGGAAGGAAAGACAAGATTCTGTATACAATGGCCTTCAG GAAGTTGATTTGAACTCTGAGCTTGTTTGTGTCCATGACTCAGCTAGACCTCTGGTGTCATCTGCAGAAGTAAAAGAG GTCCTCAAAGATGCTTGGATAAACGGAGCAGCTGTGCTTGGTGTTCCTGCTAAAGCTACAATTAAGGAG GCGAATAGTGAATCTTTTGTAGTGAGAACTCTCGACCGCAAAACACTTTGGGAAATGCAAACCCCACAG GTGATTAAGCCTGATTTGCTTAAAAAAGGCTTTGAGCTTGTGAACAG AGGTGGTCTTGAAGTCACTGATGATGTCTCTATCGTGGAGCACCTTAAACATCCCGTATACATTACCGAAGGATCTTACACAAACATCAAG GTCACAACTCCGGATGATTTGTTACTTGCCGAGagaattttgaacttgaattcTGGAGAATCTTCGAAATAG